CGATATGCTGTTACTAAAAGATCGGGACTGATTTCAAGACGGGCCCAAGTAGTATCCCCGGATTGGGATACCCAAGTTCCCACCAGTCGAGACTCTGCCTGGGCAGAAATTAAAAAGAATAGCATTAGGACAAAAGAGCATGAGCTTAATGTCTTCATAGACCTTCCTATTTTCAAATTAGGAAGGTCGAAAACTCATTTCAAATTACGAAAAATCCAGCTGTGACTTAGCAACAGGCGATCTCGCCTATTTGCTCTTTTTTGATTTTTTTGTGTACGTCGGCAAAGACTCACACTGCTTTAATAGCTGCTCCCAGATTATTTTTGCGACCGGCCCCATAGGCTTTAACTTCGAACGCATGATGTGCAAGTTCAGAGTGATGGGAACAATGGAATCGTGCTTAATTTCAATCACTGTTCCCTTACGAAGCTCATTCTGAACTTCGTAAGTCGCTAGGCGTCCCCACCCAAACCCATTCACCACAAGGTTCCGTTTTAGGGTGTGATCGGTGACAAAACATTTCGGCCCTTCGCTAAACATGCCCTTCGCGGCCTTGGACGGATCAAAGTTCTTTCCTCCGGTTTTAGACACGACGATTTGGCGATTATTACGAAGCCATGTGTAATCGACAGTCTCGTTTTTCAAAAGTTTTTTTGCCACTGCGGGAATCATTTTGATTTTAGAAAAAGGGACACTTTCAATTCTTTCGTCTTCGTTTATCTTCGGAGCAATAGCAAAGTCGGCATCGCCGTCCAAAAGAAATTGCATTCCTTCATCCAAGGTTTCCGTCTGAAAACTGAATTCAGTCACACTGGGTAACTGAGCACGTGCTTCAAAGACCGGTTGTACCGACTCAAACTGCACAAGAGGATCTAAGATGATATTCAGACGTGGCTCAATCGCCTGCGTCCCTAACTCTTTGCCTTTGACTTCAAGCTCGCGGAAAGTGCGCAAACAGTTCTGCGCCCAGCGGTAAAAAGTTTTACCTTGCGCTGTCAACGTGGGCCGATATTCATCGCGGTTGAAAAGCAAAACGTCGAATTCTTCTTCCAGTTTTTTAATCGCCACACTCAGGCTGGGTTGGGTCTTATGAAGTGCTTCGGCTGCTGCTTTAAAACTGCCTTTTTCAACAATCATTTCTAATGTGATCAACTGCTCAAACGTCATGGCCCGACAACCCCTTATCACTGGATCAAGGACTTCAGTAGACAATTGAAACACGCGGCTGTCATGAGTCCGTTGCGTATGAAGCTCCGGGCCATAATGCAAAATACAAGACATTCAAGAAGTTAACGCCTCAAACCTGTACAAACGAGGGGATTTTTTTCAAGGCTCTAGACAAAACCTAATTAAGGATATAAATTATCCTTAATTAGGAGGTTGCTCAATGAGCCAACGTATCAACTACAATCAACAATCCGGTCCTGCAGTTCAAAGCCTTATGGGTCTTGAAGCTTACTTAAAGACGACATCCCTTGAAAAAAACTTGATTCACATGGTGAAAATCCGTGTGTCCCAACTAAATGGCTGTGCCTTCTGTGTGGACATGCATCATAAGGAAGCCAAAATCGACGGCGAAAAAGAACTTCGTCTTTACCATTTAACGGTGTGGCACGAGTCCCCTCATTTTGAAAATCGGGAGCGCGCGGCCCTTCGCTGGGCAGAACTTCTGACTCGCATCCCGCACGAAGGCGTGAGCGACGAAGAATTTAAGAAAGTGCGCGAATTTTTCTCTGAAAAGGAAGTCTCTGATTTGACAATGGCGATTGTTTCCATCAATGCTTGGAATCGCTTGGGTGTTGCTTTCCGCTCTACTCCGGGCGCTATGGACAAATTATTTGGGCTGGATAAGGCAGGTTTATCTTAATGGTACTTCGCAATCACGTGGAATGGGCTTTACATTGCTGCACGGTTTTAGCGTCACTAGAACCGGGTCAGTATTTAGCGACTAAAGATTTGGCCGAGTTTCATGGTATTCCCAAAGAATATCTCTCGAAAGCTCTGCAAGCTCTTTCCACGGCGAAGATTGTTGAAGCTACACTAGGGCCGACAGGTGGTTATCGCCTGGCGAAGGCTCCAGATAAAATCACATTCCTTGAAATCGTCGAAGCTGTGGAGGGAAAGTCCTCCACCTTCGAGTGTTCAGAAATACGCAAAAACAATCCTTGCCTGGGAAAATTTAAAATCGGCCCCCGCCCCTGCAATATTGCAAGAGTGATGTACCGTGCGGATGAGGCTTGGCGCAAAGAACTTCGTAATACGACAATTGCTATGATAATGGAGCAGTTGGTTAAAGAACTCCCCGCCGAAGTTCTGGAAAAGAACAAAGCTTGGATGGATTCACGCCGCTAATCCTGAATCCGAGTTGACAAAAATGACTCCCACCCTCTATCTTAGGGCCTCGTTAGGGAGTAATCGTTTAGCTCTGAAAGCTAAAGGTGAGGTCGACATACTGAGTGATGAACTCCGGCCTTTCCGCAAGATCCCAATCTTGTTGATGAGACTGACATTGGTGTTAACAAACGCCGTGTCGTCTCGTATCTAAAGCAGACCCACGGCATTTTCAGTGGGGATTTCATGATCGAAGTTATCGTTTTAGGACTGATTTTAAGTGCGGATTCTTTTTCTGCAGCCTTGGCTATGGGCGGTCGCCCCTTTACCAGAAAAGATGCCTTGAAATTCGCCTTTTCGTCAGGGGGAGCCGAAGCCGTTGTCACCCTCTTAGGATTTTTAGCTGGCGCAAAAATCATTGCCCACATTGCCGACTACGATCATTGGATTGCCTTTTCTCTTTTAGCTGCAGTCGCAGCCCACATGGCGCACGAAGGTTTTACCGCGCTTCGCTCGAAAGAACCCGCTGAAGATGCCAATGAGTTTCACAGCTTCACAAAAGTATTGATTGTTTCTTTCGCCACCAGCCTGGATGCCTTGGGTGTGGGCATCAGCCTGGGGATCGCCAATAAAGATATCAGTTACTACGTTGTCTCGATCGGAATTTTTGCTTTTCTTACGACCCTTCTCGGGCTGTATTTAGCTCGCCATCTTTCGGATAAAATGGGTCCCATCTTCACTTTGATCGGCTCTTTAGTACTCGCAGTTATGGCCGTACAAATGCTTTCCATTTAAGAACCACAAGGTCCGTGTTAATTCACAGCGGATCTTCCCGTGAATGCGAAGCAAATAACTTCTTTTTTTTAGGAAGGGCGTTTATTCTTTCCAAGTAAAAGATTGTTTAGAAATGTTAATTCGCACGTTGGGTTTTGGGATGTTTGTCACGTTTAAGAAAATTCTTCTGGCAGCGGGGCTAATAGGCCTAGGCGCCTCTGCGAATGCAGAAGATGTACACACGGACCATCCCTGCCCGAATATTCAAATTGAATCTCCAGAAAAAATAGAACTAAGCCAAACTGAGCATAAGTGGATTTGTGGAGACAAAGACAGTCACGCCTGGGGAAGCATTCCTCCTTGGCAAGCGCAGCTTTTTTTAAAGTCCTTCTTACAACAACGCGCCTACCACCATCCTCAATTTGAAATTCGCGAAAACAAGCTGTTTGTTAAGACGGGACCCCAAACTTTTCTAAAAGAATGGAAGTTCATTAACGAACCTCGTGAGTTTCATTCCGAAAAAAGACGCAAGCTCAAAGGTCGCCCGCTAACTCCGGAACTTCTGGATGAGGTGGAAGCATGGAGCAAGGCCCACTTACAAAATCTTGGCTATCCATGTCCTGAGGTCACGATTCAGGCTGTTCCTTCCACAGAATCTATTACGGTGACACTGGCACCCGGCGAGATTTACAACTTCCCACCCAACGAAGACGTTGAAGTACGAGGCACAAATCAGAATATCTCGATAGGCCGCTACAGCGCCTTTTTGCCGAACCAGAAATTTGATGCTCGTCTTCTGCAACTGACGTCCAATCGCATGATCACTGACGAATATCACCTGAGTGCATACTTTGAAACTCAATGCCTTCCCGAAGGGGAACTCAAAATCATTCCTCGCCTGGTGACCGGCGATCCTCAATTGGTCTCGGCCGGCGTGGGTTTCAATACCGAGGTTGGAGCCATTGCGCAGATTCGCTACAAGCATTCCCAACTAGACGACTCGGGGAGCACGTTTGAAAGTAAAATGTTTTTATCCTTCGTCGAGCAGACTTGGGACAATGCTTTCCAGCTTTATGAAGGTCCTCCGTATAAAGACCGAACATTCTGGTCGCCGCAGCTCAATTTAAAAAACGAAAACGAAGATCAATACCAGTCCTTCACCGCAGAGCTTGGGGTTGAATGGGGTCTCACTAAAGAATTTGAAAGTTTCACCTCCCGTTTTCAGTTAGGACCTTTCTACACTTACAACAACGTGGATAGTGATGACTCAAATTACGTCTTACTAAGTGCGACTTCGAATGTAGAGCTTTATCTGCAAAGCCATGACTACGAATACTATATGGGAGAACCCCGCTCCGGCTGGCAGCTTTCATCCAATCTTCGTTCTGCCTATGAGAATTTGGGCGCCGATCAAACATTTCATCAATGGCTTTATCAACAACAGAACTTGTGGAACTTCAACCTGTGGGATCCGCCTTTAATGGTGATTGGCTGGCGCTTTAAAGCCGGTACTTTCTTTATGTCGGACGACTCTCAATTCTATTCCGTTGTTCCTGAAAACTTACGCTTCTATATGGGGGGCGATGGGACCCTTCGTGGATTTTCCAGAAAACAAATTCCTCTTTCGAATTTAGGATCGGCGACATTTCTTTACCAAGGGATCGAGTTGCGCGCAGGTGACGTCTTCCCGTTCAAACTTCAGCCTTTTATCTTTTTAGATATGGGATGGGAAAGCGATCAGATCTGGACGCTGTATCGCACGCTCTATTATTCGCCGGGTGTGGGGATTCGTTGGCCTTCTTTCCTAGGCCCCGTGCGCGCGAGTCTTTCACAGGGACAAGTGCTGTTCGCTGACGAAGTTGATGTCGAGCCGCACTGGCAGTTTTACCTCAGTCTTGGAAGGGAGTTCTAATGAAGAAATTTTTCCTATTCCTCTTAGGCTTGCTTCTTTTTCTTTTCGTAGCTCTTGGTGTCTTGTGGATGAATCTTGATTGGGTCTTAAATGAATCCAACTTACGAAAAGTTGTCGAAAAAACCCAGATTGAACTGACTTGGCAGAAATTTGATTTTCAAATAGAGAATAAAGGCTTCACGGCAAAATATTTAAAATTGAATACGGAAAATCTTTGTTTCAAATATCCAAAACCTTCCGTCGATATTTGTGCCAAGAAAATCCATCTTGATGTTTACATCGGGTTTATGGCCAAGATGCCTTTGGTACAGATTAAGAATCTAAAACTAGATGTTGTGTCAGATCATGTCTTTGTGACGATACCTGAATCAACAGAGCCTAAGCCCGCCGAACCTTTCCAGTGGCCTGCTTTTGAATTCGGGCCCTTGGATTCATTCCTTTCGCAGTATTTAGCAATGCTTCCAAAAGATGCCGTTGAATCCATCCACGTGGATATTCAAGGCGCGAAGATCACTTTAATGCCAGACACAGAATTGAACGCATCGGCGAAAGCAGATTCTGAGGGAAAAGATCTTCGCCTTAATACAGACTTTGAAATGAAGATCAAAAAAGAGTCTTTCGTGAAAGCGCGGCTCGACTCTGCGATGACACTTGTTTCTCCGGCGGAACTTCAAGCGCAAGGTGTCGTTGAGCTTCCTTCATTCGGAGTAAAGACCCATTTGAAAGTCCACTGGTTAAAGAGCCTGCAAGTAGGGCTCGATGGTTTGATGAAACATCAAAAGATGCAACTGCAATCCGGTCTGAAAGCGGAACTGCGAAAAGAAATTTGGAATCTCAGTCTGCTAGCCGAACTGAAGGACCCGCGCCTGCCCTTTCAGCGCCTCTCTGTTCATGACTGTGATATCTCTATTGAGGTGAAAAAAGGAGTTCCGGATCAGCTAAAATGGCCTTGCGTGATCGAAGCCCACAAGATTCGCAAGGTTCCTTTAAAAGGCCTTCCTGATTCACTAGCCCTGAATTCATTGATTCACTCCCCGATTGATATCGATAAAGATATTCTGCGTCTGCAGCCACAAGCAGAACTGCGCATGCAGGAACCGGCTTTGGTTGAATTGTCTGTGGATGCCGGCGCTAAAATAACACTGAATCTGACACAGAAAAAATTCACCCAACTCGAAGTCGATAAGCTGCGGGCTCTTTTAAAAATCCCGGCCCTTGAAAACTGGCAAAGCCTTCTAGTGAAAAGCGCTTACTCTCTGCCTGCGCCCTTGCATGTTCTTAAGGGCGGTATTGAACTGCAAGCCGAAGGACCTGCGACGGACTTACTGACGAAAATATTTAACGTGAAAGCGTCGTTGACGACAGATCTGACAAGTCCGCGCCAAGCTTTAAAGACAACCTCGAACATGGAACTCACTGCGGACATCCAAAAACCGTTGTTCACACTTCAAGGAGATATCCGGCTGACCGAAGTCACTTTGGAACTTCCCTATTTAGGATTTGAAGCGCCTCCACAATTTAAACCCGATTCTCGTTTTTTGAAAAAAGCAGAAGAGCCTCCACCTGCGGCCAAAGGTCCTTCAACGTTTATTATTAAAGAATTGAATATTCATACGGATGCCACACCCCTTCGTCTAAAAACACGTTTGCTTGATGAAGCCATCCCGATTCACATTAAGTACAAACTCAAAGATACCAAATCTTTATCTGGAACCGTTTCCATCGGAAAGATGAATGTTGAAGTTTTTAAAAAGAAGGCCGCGGTCGAAAGATTTATTCTGAAAAAGTATCCCGATTCAACCGTGCAGGATCTAGACGGTCTTTTAATTCATCGTACGTCGGAAGTAAAAATTGAAATTTTGATTGTAGGAACCACCGAAAAGCCACGGATTGAGCTTTTAAGTGATCCGCCATTAAGTCGCCAACAAATCATTTCGATTTTACTCTTCAACAAATCGTTGCAGCAGCTAGCTGACGAGGACAAGAATACAGCTGGCCAGCTGGATCAGGCTTTACTGTCTGAAGCGTTTGGTTTGGCATCTCTATTCTTGTTATCGTCAACACCCATTGAAAGTGTTTACTTCGATCCTCGCACCCAAAGCTATACGGCACGCGTGCGTTTAGATGATCAAACGTCGGTATCACTGGGATCGAACTTTGAAACCTCCCAACAATTTACCGTACGTCGCAGATTGGGCGGCCCCTGGAGTGTTTCGACTGAATTAAAACAATCCGACAACGCCGAAGATGTTATTACGACTTTAATTGAATGGTTTAAGCGCTTTTAAATAAAAGCGCCTTAAACAGAGACCTCTTTGATAATTTCAAACGAACGCCGACGATCGGCATGATCAAAGGCATCTGACATAATCATCAACTCATCTGCGCCTGTTTGATCAATGAGCTTCTGCAAACCTTCTTGAACTTTTTGTGGCCCGCCAATCACGGCTGTTCCTAACTTTTGCAGCACATGCTCTTTTTCCATCGGCGTCCACAAAGCATCCATGTCTTGCACCGGCGGCTTTAAAGAAACTCGTTGATTACGAATAATGCCTAAGAAGCGCTGATAGTTTGTCGTTGCTAAATATTTCGCCTTTTCATCAGAATCGGCAGCAACGACTTGCACGCCCATCATCACTCGCGGCGCTTTTAAGTGCTTTGAAGGTTGGAATCCCACCCGGTAAAGATCAATGGCTTGCATCATCATTTCCGGAGCAAAGTGCCCGGCAAAAGCGTAAGGCAATCCCAGAACAGCGGCCAACTGTGCACTGTAAAGACTAGAACCTAAAAGCCATATCGGAACATCAATTCCCGCACCCGGAACCGCTTTCACTTTTTGTCCCGGCGCTGCGGGAGCGAAGAAGTATTGCAGCTCTTGCACTTGATCTGAGAACTCCACGTCTTTATTTGTGAAGTCTTTGCGTAAAGCACGCATAGTGAAACCGTCCGTTCCCGGAGCACGCCCCAACCCAAGGTCAATGCGACCGGGATAAAGAGTTTCTAAAGTACCAAACTGTTCAGCGATAACCAGAGGTGCATGGTTCGGAAGCATAATACCGCCAGAACCAACACGAATCTTAGAGGTGCCACCAGCAACATAGCCAATCAATACGGACGTCGCCGCACTAGCAATACCTTCAAGGTTGTGATGCTCTGCCAGCCAAAAGCGATGGTACCCTAAACTTTCCACGTGCTTTGCTAAATCCAAAGTGTTGCGAAAGGAATCGGCGATTGTTTTTCCTTCGGCGATGGGAGCCAAATCAAGAACAGACAAAGGAGTGGAAGAAAGTTTTTTCATAATCTTATTATGAGCGCGAATTAGACATTAGCAAGGTGGGCCTTGGCAAAATACTTTGGTGTTACGCAAACTTCAATGCTATGGTGGCCGAAATGTCGTCTGTGAATCCTCATTTCACATTTAAATACACGCAGCCCGAAGAGTACCGCTTTTCGCACGACTCCGTCTTCTTAGCGCGTCAAGTTTATGAACTCTACTCAAACAGGGATGTGAAAGATCTCACAGCTTTAGATCTGTGTTCGGGTTGTGGAATCATAGGATTGGATTTCCTGTTTCACTGTCAAAAAAATCTAAACGCCGTGCCGAAGCATTTTGATTTTCTGGAAGTTCAATCCGTCTATGAAAAGTATTTTTTAGAAAATGTTTCCGCCTCAGGAATCAAAAACTGTGACATGGATTTTTTGAATATGAATTATTCGGAGCTTCTTTGTGAAAAATATTTTGAGCACTACGATTTGATCCTGTGCAACCCACCCTACTTTTTTACGGGAAATGGAAAACTGTCTCCGTCGGAATTTAAAAACCGTTGTCGCTTCTATCTGGACTCAGATTTTAAAACACTTCTTAATGCCATCGAGCACTCGCTACGTCCCGCCGGCAACGCCTTTGTGTTATTGCGCGACCTTCAGGAACATGGTTGGAATTCTATAGCGGAAGCTCGAAAAATTCTTTCTTCCTCTCTGCAGATCACGGAGCTTCCGGACATTCGCGGGACTGGCGTTATACAAATTCATAAGCCGATGTAATTCACCCTGGACATTCCGGCCACGGGTGCCAGGCGTTTAAAATCTTCCGCAAGGGCGCGAAGCGAGTTCAAGGCAACTTGGCCTGACGTACTCTATGGACTAAAAAAACTAAAAGTTTCGGCAATTGTAAAACCTCATAGAACCTGGTTTTATTTTGTCCGGAACTTTTTCCCTTCGTATAAAAATGCATCACCAACGGAGGGATGAATGAAATACTTATTAACATCAGCACTATTTCTTTTTATTGGCTCACAGGCACTTGCCGCCGAAATCACGCCAGGGAATCTTATTGGCAAATACAAAGTCGAAGCTCGCGCGGGCTTTCAGAAGGTTTATCTCAACTTTCGAGTCGTCAATACCAAAGAGTTCGAACTTCAGCGCTATTATTCCAACGGCAACGTCGATGAAACTTGCAATGGAACATTCAGTTTGAATCCGACTCTATTCTGGGACTTCCAAACATTTGCGACGGGCAAAATGTTTAAAGGTGTATTCACTTGCCCAAGCAACCGCTCACGCACCATTGATTTCAATATCGACTTTGATAATAAAAGAACAGAAGACTTGGTGAAAGGCACTACGGTGACCGTCACGAGCTCGATGGCCCGCGGAATGCGCATCAACGCCTACGTAAAGAAACAGTAAATAAAAAAGCCCCTGCCGTTTTCGACAGGGGCTTTGAGTTTTCAAACCTTAATCGATCGCACTGATCGTCAGTTTATCAATACCGACTTGCACGCCGATACCTTTAAGAAGTTGTACAGAAACGTTGAACGCCAATTGTGGCAAGCCCACTTTCACAGCCGTGAAAGCACCTACACCACCAATAATAGCTGCTTCACCCTGAGCGACAGCGTATTTACCCAACAACACTTCTGGAGAACTGTTGAAAAGACTGATTTCAGAAGAAATGCCGGCAAGTTTGAAGTAACCAATACCTGCAGTGGCACCAATCCAATGATGACCAATTTCGATCTTCACATTTTGGCTGTAAGTTTGGCCCACACCTTTACATGACAATGTGCCATAAGCCACAGTTTTAAAATGACCGACGATCACTTTAATACCTTTGGAAGTGCCTTTGAAAGCCAGACCACAGACCCAGGCGCCACCGGCAGCGTGCATATCACCACCTGTTGGTTGAAGCGTTGTTGTGTCTGCATTTGCAAACATTCCTGCGAAGCTAAGTGCTAAAATCACGGCGAGCTTTTTCATCGTGTTCTCCTTTTTGTTTAAGTTGTAGTTATGCTCTTCACACTATTTAGGAAAAAGACCGGAACGGAATCAAGCGACCGGATGAAACACATATAACAAACGTTCCACCACCTCTTTTTTTCCGTCGTCACCTGGTAAACGCAAATTTCCCTCTGTCGAGAGACACCGGATCCGCCTTGTGTTTTCCATCAAGAGACCTCGCCGGAACAGGCTTTCCTCTTATAATTAATTTGATCACAGGAGGTTTGAATGGAATTAGAGAGAGAACCCCGAAGAAAACCAACACCGCCGAAAAGCACTCCCGCGCGAGGCCCAGCACCCGCTTCGCAAACAACGGTCACGCGCACATACACTGCTCCTACCGAGGAAATCGTCATGCCTAATGAACAAACTTACGCGCGTGAGGTGTGTGTGGTTCAAGGAATATTATTTTTGACGATTGGTTTGATTGGATTTGTCGTCACCGATTTATTCTCGGCCCACCTAAGTGCTTCACACAACGCCATTCACCTTGCCAGCGGTGCTTTGGCTTTATGGTTTGGATTTGATAGTGAAAGAAGTGCGCGCATTTATTCCTTCGCGTTTGGCTCCGTGTATGGAGCCTTGGCGATTTTGGGATTTGCACTTGGTAAACCCGCGATGGCCACCGTCGGGCACGTCGCCGAAGATCGATTCTTATGGAAATTGATTCCAGGAGTCCTTGAGTTCGGAACGGCTGACCATATTCTGCATACATTGATTGCCAGTGCGTTCATCTTAGGGGCGGCCTTGAAAATCAAACGGGTCAAAAGGATGAAGGCTTAAGCATGTTGCTCGCTCTGCTTTCGACGATGAAGAAGTTCTAAGTCGTCGATCAGAGCTTTGCGATCTAAAGGCTTGGCGAAGTGTTTGTCAAAACCTTGCGCCAAACACTTTTCTCTTTCTTCGCGCAAAGCATGCGCGGTCAATGCCCAAATCGGACGTGTGTAGCCAATTCTTCGCAGCGTTCTGGTGGCTTCCATGCCGTCCATAATCGGCATCTGCAAATCCATCAAAATGCAGTCGTAAGTTTCTTGTTTGGCTTTTTCAACAGCCTCGGCCCCATTCTCCGCAAAGTCCATATCCTGTACGCCGACTTTTTGAAGATAGCGCTCAACCAAAAGTTGGTTGTCCTTGATGTCATCAACAATGAGGACCTTAAGTCCTGAAAGAGTCGTCATGAGTCCTCCTCCAATGTAAATGATAACACGTTTTGCGCGTCCAACACCGCCTGTGCAAAAAAACAAATGGGATGGCTTAGGTTAGGCCATCCCATTTCGCTTTATTCTTTTTTTTCCGTGACGGATTATTTGCTTAACTTAAGCGCCGTTTCGCGAATCCAGTTATTATAGTAAACCGTGTTGGTGTAAACACCCACGCTATCGCAAAGCTGACTTCCACGACTCGTAATTCCGAAAAGGAAATACTGGCCATTTTTTTGTACATACGCAGGACCGCCAGAGTCACCACTGCAAGTGCCGCGGCCTTTGGATTCATCCAAAAAGACTTCTGTTTCAGTTAAAAACGATACGGGTGCTGTCGTTTGACGAAGTTCTCCGTCGCCCGACATATCGACCTTCAAGCAATTTTTTAGGTTGTCGTCGCAGATCACTTCACCGTACTCAATGGCTTCTTCGATATCGCGAACTTTACGGGCATCGATCGGTTCAAGATCGATATGAGAGACGCCATAGCCGGCTAAAGTCACTACAAAACCTTTTTTTAAAATGCTGTCGTCTTGAAGAAGAGCTACCGGTTTATATCCGGCAGGAAGTTTCCCCGGGAATTTCAGGATCGCGATATCGCCCCAGTCCGTTTCTTTTTCTTCTTGTTCTTCTGGCTTATAAGAAGAATGAACTTGGATGGCGCTGACAGTGCGAGTCAGTTCTTGTTGCACATCAGGTTCGCGGATCGACATTGTGGCATCAATATCGACACCGAAAACGATTTTAAGCTTCGAAGGCTTTGATGTCGCACAGTGAGCGGCTGTCAAAACCAGGTTTTCTGAAATCAACGAGCCCGTGCAGATAGAATTGTCTTGGGTATCATAGATGCCGACGATTCCTGAAGCGATGGCGGCGTTTTCTGCGACCATACTACCGCCCATAATTGCAGCATCCTTTTTAAGTTCCACACCCGGTTGAGATTTAGGTGTGCAGGACACCAAAGCAATAAGACCTAAAACCAAGACACTACGAGACATTTCCACCCCTTAAAACAAAAGAGGGCTCTTATAAAAACAAGCTTACAAATCAGCAACATCTTTTTAAAAAAAGGCTTGGTCGAATGACATATTGTTGCCCTTTTCCTCTGAAAGCCTAAACTATCAGGTATGAAAAATTTTTATCAAGAAGGCCCTCGCCTTACGAACACTTATCGTGCTGATGAAACTCTTCAAAAATTTCTTAAAAAAATTCTGCCACCCGATGTGCAGAAAACCGCGCTTCCCCATTTAGATCATCTCGGCGAAAGAGCCGTCACGGATATGCTGGCGTGGGCTGCGGAAGCCGAAGCTCAACCTCCTCAACACATCCCCTTTGACCCTTGGGGTCGACGCATTGACGAAATTAAAACTTCCAATGGCTGGAAGGAATTAGAAAAAGTGGCGGCCACCGAAGGCATCGTGGCGACAGCTTATGATCGAAAGTTCGGATCTTTTTCCCGCGTCTATCAGATGGCTCTGCTTTATTTGTATTCGCCAAGCTCGGCGATTTTTTCTTGTCCACTGGCCATGACCGACGGCGCGGCTCGCGCCTTAGAGCTTTACGCTGGTAATGACCTGAAAGAGCGCGCCCTGCCTCACCTCTTATCACGGGACCCCAAAACATTTTGGACCGCAGGTCAGTGGATGACAGAAAGAACTGGTGGTTCTGATGTCAGCGGTACTTCGACCGATGCTCACCCTTTCTCTGGAGAAAGTGCGTTTTCCGCAACCCATGCTTTGCACGGTACGAAATGGTTCACGTCTGCTACAACGTCGCAAATGGCTTTAACCCTGTCTCGACCCGACGGGGCTCCCGCTGGTTCAAAAGGTTTAAGCTTGTTTTACCTTGAGCTTCGCAACAACCAAGGTCAGTTGAATAACATTCAGATTCATCGTCTTAAGGATAAATTAGGAACAAAAGCTCTGCCGACTGCCGAGCTGAGCTTGCAAGGTACGCCCGCACGCATCGTGGGTGGCGAAGGCGACGGAATTAAAAAAATCGCCAGCGTTTTAAATATCACGCGCATTTATAACTCCATCTGCGCTTTAGGTCACATGCGCCGCGCTTTAGATCTGATTCAAGACTATTCACGCAAACGCAAAGCTTTCGGAAAACTTTTAATGGACCACCCTCTGCATCGCGAAACTTTGCATGCCTTGGAAGCAGACTTCCGTGGCTGTTTTGCGTTTAGTTTTTTTGTCGCGCATCTTTTAGGCCAAGAAGAGGTCGGCGAGATTTCCGCGTCGCAAAGAGT
The window above is part of the Bdellovibrio bacteriovorus genome. Proteins encoded here:
- a CDS encoding LysR family transcriptional regulator, with the protein product MTFEQLITLEMIVEKGSFKAAAEALHKTQPSLSVAIKKLEEEFDVLLFNRDEYRPTLTAQGKTFYRWAQNCLRTFRELEVKGKELGTQAIEPRLNIILDPLVQFESVQPVFEARAQLPSVTEFSFQTETLDEGMQFLLDGDADFAIAPKINEDERIESVPFSKIKMIPAVAKKLLKNETVDYTWLRNNRQIVVSKTGGKNFDPSKAAKGMFSEGPKCFVTDHTLKRNLVVNGFGWGRLATYEVQNELRKGTVIEIKHDSIVPITLNLHIMRSKLKPMGPVAKIIWEQLLKQCESLPTYTKKSKKSK
- a CDS encoding carboxymuconolactone decarboxylase family protein; this translates as MSQRINYNQQSGPAVQSLMGLEAYLKTTSLEKNLIHMVKIRVSQLNGCAFCVDMHHKEAKIDGEKELRLYHLTVWHESPHFENRERAALRWAELLTRIPHEGVSDEEFKKVREFFSEKEVSDLTMAIVSINAWNRLGVAFRSTPGAMDKLFGLDKAGLS
- a CDS encoding RrF2 family transcriptional regulator; translation: MVLRNHVEWALHCCTVLASLEPGQYLATKDLAEFHGIPKEYLSKALQALSTAKIVEATLGPTGGYRLAKAPDKITFLEIVEAVEGKSSTFECSEIRKNNPCLGKFKIGPRPCNIARVMYRADEAWRKELRNTTIAMIMEQLVKELPAEVLEKNKAWMDSRR
- a CDS encoding manganese efflux pump MntP, yielding MIEVIVLGLILSADSFSAALAMGGRPFTRKDALKFAFSSGGAEAVVTLLGFLAGAKIIAHIADYDHWIAFSLLAAVAAHMAHEGFTALRSKEPAEDANEFHSFTKVLIVSFATSLDALGVGISLGIANKDISYYVVSIGIFAFLTTLLGLYLARHLSDKMGPIFTLIGSLVLAVMAVQMLSI
- a CDS encoding BamA/TamA family outer membrane protein; this encodes MLIRTLGFGMFVTFKKILLAAGLIGLGASANAEDVHTDHPCPNIQIESPEKIELSQTEHKWICGDKDSHAWGSIPPWQAQLFLKSFLQQRAYHHPQFEIRENKLFVKTGPQTFLKEWKFINEPREFHSEKRRKLKGRPLTPELLDEVEAWSKAHLQNLGYPCPEVTIQAVPSTESITVTLAPGEIYNFPPNEDVEVRGTNQNISIGRYSAFLPNQKFDARLLQLTSNRMITDEYHLSAYFETQCLPEGELKIIPRLVTGDPQLVSAGVGFNTEVGAIAQIRYKHSQLDDSGSTFESKMFLSFVEQTWDNAFQLYEGPPYKDRTFWSPQLNLKNENEDQYQSFTAELGVEWGLTKEFESFTSRFQLGPFYTYNNVDSDDSNYVLLSATSNVELYLQSHDYEYYMGEPRSGWQLSSNLRSAYENLGADQTFHQWLYQQQNLWNFNLWDPPLMVIGWRFKAGTFFMSDDSQFYSVVPENLRFYMGGDGTLRGFSRKQIPLSNLGSATFLYQGIELRAGDVFPFKLQPFIFLDMGWESDQIWTLYRTLYYSPGVGIRWPSFLGPVRASLSQGQVLFADEVDVEPHWQFYLSLGREF